A region of the Lycium barbarum isolate Lr01 chromosome 1, ASM1917538v2, whole genome shotgun sequence genome:
TTGTGTTGCTGCCTGAGAAGAAATTATAAATTTGGATAGATATGGTAGTCTTTTCAACCAAGAAAACTTTTATAATAGAATTCATTTAAGAAACATTACCAGTTCCTTGAAGTTCGATTTTCGCGACGAAATGGAAGAATCCTTCCTTCTCTTCCACCGCCACGTCAGCATCATAACGGAAGGGCAATTCCAGGACGTTGTTAAATACGTGAGGTAGTCTCCGGAGTTTCGAAGGAAACTGTTGTTGCTGTTCTGAATTTGATGAAGAAACATTATTGGAATTGATTTTTTCACGGAGGGAAATGTTTCGTTTCAAGGATACAGGATGTACCCTCATACCCTGAATTTGTGGGGCTGAAAGGATTAGAAAAAGACAAACGCTGAAAAGGTTCAAAATTCCAATGGGATGATTTGGGATCTTTTTTAGCAAGATCTTATTAACTCCTGATGAGAAGATTGATAATTGCATTAGATTTTTTGACTGTCTAATTTAGGGATTTTGGGTTATGAAGAGAGGCtattggaaatgaaaaagtttgGGAGATGGGTACAAATGTAAGCAAAGCTTGAAGGTATAAATTTACTGGTTTAAGTATTTGCACTAACTCAATGTATAAAAAATTATTATATCTATCATATAGTTACTTACCACttaattatgaataaagaatacgtaattttactttaatttttaattattaatATATTCAATTTGATGTAGATATTGGATGCACCAATTATTTTTACCAAGAAGGTATTGACTTATTGATATTGAGGCGGTGGAGATTTCTTAggaaagaagaaaacaaagagaTAACTAACATAAAATGGGAGAAACCGAGAAGCTGCAAAATAAACTTTTTTGGTGTGTGTGAGCAGAGACAATTCTTCCTTTCATGGAAGTTTCAATTCTTTGTTAAGGTAGAATTAAAAAATCCTATTTAATTTAAGCAACTTAGATTCTATATACTAATGTTTTTATATAActtgccaaatatcatcaatatTTGCGGTTTGTATTCATTCTACTGTCAATAAGGTGATTTAAGGTTAAGGACCATGCAAGCAATGAAGCAATACTCAGGATTGGAGACACAAAAACGGACGACCAAACATTATTTCATTTAGCCGCCTTCAACTCAGAAATCCTTGCATTTCTTGCATTATAATCACTTCATAACTTGTCCATAAGTACAAAATTTTATACCATGATGATTTCTTCTGATCCGCCATACGGAACGATTAACATGAACAAGTTTAAAGTTTTCAGGAGATCAAAAGGTAAAACGCTAGAAAAAGTGTGAATCTTTCAGCTTAAGAGAGATCAAGCAAAATGTAAAAACAGAAGCAATTGGGCGAAAAAAAGAAAACCTTCATCAGCATAAGCATTTAAAGTCTGAAATTAAACATGCTCAGAATTCAGAACTCAATTTATTTCATCCTAAACTTTGAACTGGAGATCAACACTTAGCTTCCCTTCTGTTAACCCATTACCAGAGTTTATCTATTAACCAGCTTATGCTGAAATCTGTACATCAACCCTGAATAGCTCAAATGCAAATGGAGCCATAATATATAAACAGCTTGGAGTTAATGCCAGTTCCAGCTAGAGATTTGGTGCGACTCATTCGGCAACAATGCAAGACTCTGCTTGTCGAGGAGAGAGCAGCATCAAAGAAAGCAACCCACATACTAGTACCTTTTGCAGTAACTAGCAATTTCAGGTACATGTGAGGGGCATTTGTGAGGGCTACTAGGCCAGTTGAAGAAAGCTCAAACATCCATGTTCTCCTTGTGACGCATCCTATGCCTACGATGATACCTTTTCTGGTTATAGTTACGCCTTCTAGGCGGTGTGCTAAATGTGTCAGCGTGATGAATATCTTGGACACTTGCTGAAGACCCGAATATGCAGTCAAATGGGTCTTCAATTGCCTCCAGAACATCAGCTGCTGTACTCGTCTACATTTATAAACATAACAGTCCAGTTAACAAATAACTTAAAAAGTTGCATATTCAGCCATAACTGAGCAAGAGTGAAAGGAATTTATTTGCAAGCAGGCAACAGTACACTCTGCTACTGGACAGGGAGGCTTGCACGATTACTGGATATTATCTATATTTTACTCTTTTGTAATTTGTACAGTCGTGTGCACGAAATTTGGTTGTCTCGACCATATTCTAAAAGTACATTCTTGTACAACAGATGTCCTGCATCCCCAGTTTTTTCTTCATATTTCAAATTTATTTAAAGGCAGTAGTTGTATACTCACATTAATTTGTTTGCGCTGTAGATTATTCTTCCTCAGATCAGCTTTCTCCGAATTGATTTTCTTATTGTAAGAGTCATCACCACATGTCATATGAGCAGAGGCAAGATCTTCCTCAAAGAGATTCCGAATGCGCCACCTTGGTTTTGGCCGGTCTGTTGAATC
Encoded here:
- the LOC132642232 gene encoding uncharacterized protein LOC132642232 — translated: MQLSIFSSGVNKILLKKIPNHPIGILNLFSVCLFLILSAPQIQGMRVHPVSLKRNISLREKINSNNVSSSNSEQQQQFPSKLRRLPHVFNNVLELPFRYDADVAVEEKEGFFHFVAKIELQGTGANPTQVKAQAVEIHPGVTKIVVTNGKGDSDDEIKLLLEQLNVDTWRYRLPASTMPELATAAFVDGELIVTVPKGGRRGREFDDKSRGVWGGGGRLVLGQ